In one Pasteuria penetrans genomic region, the following are encoded:
- a CDS encoding NAD(P)/FAD-dependent oxidoreductase, whose product MAIEKNMHASKDITIIGGGPTGLFTSFYAGMRDASTRLIESLPQLGGQLTALYPEKYIYDVAGLPKIRAKELVRSLIEQADRFQPEYCLEETVIGLEKPSESLYLLRTERNVYPTKTVIITAGCGAFTPQKIHLMEATRFEGKNLYYSVLEPSVFTGKHVLIAGGGDSAVDWTLMLAPLAKQVTLVHRRNQFRAHERSVQELRSLPSVQILTPYEIKKLQGETEIEQVVLSCKENDSSPVLPVDAVIAAFGFKSSLGPIANFGLTLKGNSISVNQKMETNLPGVYAAGDITTYPGKIKLIATGFGEAPIAVSHAKKHIHPQTRLQPGHSSERSFV is encoded by the coding sequence TTGGCTATAGAGAAAAACATGCATGCCAGCAAGGACATCACAATCATAGGCGGCGGACCAACCGGTCTGTTCACCTCATTCTACGCTGGAATGCGTGACGCATCTACCCGACTGATCGAGAGCTTACCACAACTCGGTGGACAATTGACGGCCCTATATCCAGAAAAATACATTTATGACGTGGCAGGTTTGCCAAAGATACGTGCGAAGGAACTCGTCCGGTCCCTCATCGAGCAAGCAGACCGTTTTCAGCCCGAATACTGTCTAGAGGAAACGGTAATAGGCCTTGAAAAACCCTCGGAATCCCTATATCTATTACGCACAGAAAGAAACGTCTACCCCACCAAAACCGTCATCATTACCGCCGGCTGCGGGGCTTTTACACCGCAAAAGATACACCTTATGGAAGCAACCCGTTTTGAAGGGAAAAACCTGTACTACTCCGTCCTGGAACCATCTGTTTTCACTGGAAAGCATGTGTTGATCGCTGGGGGGGGGGATTCCGCGGTAGACTGGACATTGATGCTTGCCCCCCTAGCTAAGCAGGTTACATTGGTACACCGCAGGAACCAGTTCCGGGCCCACGAACGAAGCGTGCAAGAACTGCGATCCCTCCCCTCCGTCCAAATCCTCACACCCTATGAAATCAAGAAACTCCAGGGGGAAACAGAAATCGAACAGGTCGTCCTCTCTTGTAAGGAAAACGACTCCTCCCCTGTTCTACCTGTCGATGCGGTCATCGCCGCTTTTGGTTTCAAGAGTTCCCTGGGTCCCATTGCCAACTTTGGACTCACCCTAAAAGGAAACAGCATCTCCGTGAATCAGAAGATGGAGACAAACCTCCCCGGGGTGTACGCCGCAGGCGATATAACTACCTATCCGGGTAAAATCAAGCTCATCGCCACTGGATTCGGCGAAGCACCCATTGCAGTAAGCCATGCTAAGAAGCATATCCACCCTCAAACCCGTCTGCAACCAGGTCACAGTAGTGAGCGATCCTTTGTGTAA
- a CDS encoding CPBP family intramembrane glutamic endopeptidase codes for MNLIKMMMQELLYSTLMTMVVVGLLWILAKFDFIYHQHTVVLERSPHRKRVQNWGRIIDILFLPALLGYLWRIHDLGRMTKKYVFSNLSMFQQLVFLGFVFLCLFTIGFLLWPAFRHEIMCKFKLNPQKYLHRAIVCVLLAVLIENAFTLSIHSDGYSLIGFSGGLSETSTLSSPLSGAMALLFVGWGTTTSYNWRGALTRLGLNRKPAWGTFFFVCLLLVAFVAIQKFMISFVHSGEPKHTIGFIPLLYMMATVPDILNGIGDELLFRGILQPRIGIWLSSIVFTLVHMPYDWITLLWTLAASLLLGWIARRYSLWLSIWFHVIYSVVFNTVSTFQ; via the coding sequence ATGAACCTAATAAAAATGATGATGCAAGAACTTCTATACTCAACCCTGATGACGATGGTGGTGGTAGGCCTCCTGTGGATCTTAGCAAAATTTGATTTCATTTACCACCAACATACAGTGGTATTGGAACGTAGTCCCCATAGAAAAAGGGTTCAGAATTGGGGTAGAATCATTGATATTCTATTCCTTCCCGCGCTCTTAGGATATTTATGGAGGATTCATGATCTTGGTAGAATGACAAAGAAATATGTTTTCTCCAATCTTTCAATGTTCCAGCAGCTTGTCTTTCTCGGTTTTGTCTTCCTATGCCTATTTACGATAGGGTTTCTTTTATGGCCAGCATTCAGGCATGAAATTATGTGTAAATTTAAATTAAATCCCCAAAAATACCTTCACCGTGCTATAGTCTGTGTATTACTAGCAGTTCTCATTGAAAATGCATTCACCCTATCTATCCATTCCGATGGATATAGCTTAATAGGATTCTCAGGGGGACTATCAGAGACATCCACTCTATCCTCCCCCCTATCCGGCGCTATGGCCCTACTATTCGTGGGATGGGGTACCACCACCTCCTACAATTGGAGGGGGGCGCTCACTCGCCTGGGACTCAACAGAAAACCAGCGTGGGGGACATTTTTCTTTGTGTGTTTACTTCTGGTTGCCTTTGTGGCTATTCAAAAATTTATGATATCTTTCGTCCACTCTGGCGAACCTAAACATACGATCGGGTTCATTCCCCTCCTTTATATGATGGCAACAGTACCGGATATATTGAACGGGATTGGCGACGAGTTACTATTCCGGGGGATACTCCAACCGCGCATAGGGATCTGGCTTTCCAGTATCGTGTTTACCCTAGTGCACATGCCATACGACTGGATTACTCTTCTGTGGACTCTTGCGGCCTCCCTGCTCCTTGGATGGATAGCACGTAGGTATTCCCTATGGTTGTCCATATGGTTCCATGTGATCTACAGTGTTGTTTTCAATACGGTATCAACCTTCCAGTAG
- a CDS encoding peroxiredoxin family protein — MNVLDNGEKKTSTPSPRSPVGKQMVTLVIIGLIVISGIILWFINRKSPPLVSASPRCNGEVGPHSGQCAPDFTFPILQNGQKGNKVTLSRYMNKPVVLFFFYTSCRPCVETLPSIKKMQSQYGDQINFLYVNEFQNEPNIQTVQKFIDQSHEKTGQSLSPPSPVLLGDEDTNVLYSVIGSPTIIFIDATGRIAHAQYGPRPDIDKLLDNHLRKLLTLRG; from the coding sequence ATGAATGTTCTAGACAATGGGGAGAAAAAAACCAGTACCCCATCACCCCGTTCTCCCGTAGGTAAACAAATGGTAACATTAGTTATAATAGGACTTATTGTCATATCCGGAATTATCCTATGGTTTATTAATAGAAAATCACCTCCTCTTGTATCTGCCTCCCCCCGCTGTAATGGGGAAGTAGGCCCCCATAGCGGACAATGTGCCCCTGATTTTACTTTCCCCATTCTGCAAAATGGTCAAAAGGGCAATAAAGTGACCCTATCAAGGTACATGAACAAGCCTGTGGTTCTCTTCTTTTTCTACACTAGTTGTAGGCCTTGTGTGGAAACATTACCCTCCATCAAGAAAATGCAAAGCCAGTATGGGGATCAAATCAACTTTCTATATGTGAACGAATTTCAAAACGAGCCGAACATCCAAACAGTGCAAAAATTTATCGATCAATCCCATGAAAAAACAGGACAATCCCTGTCCCCGCCCTCCCCCGTTCTCCTAGGGGATGAAGACACAAACGTTCTCTACTCAGTCATAGGTTCACCAACAATCATCTTCATTGACGCAACAGGACGGATTGCTCATGCTCAATATGGCCCGAGACCTGATATCGACAAACTACTGGACAATCATCTGAGAAAATTATTAACTTTACGGGGGTAG
- a CDS encoding YuiB family protein, giving the protein MNTLQFAVAIPLLFVLFFGISFIINMLLKTTWVPGLVFLTCVVLALKGKENILSLVNASFFIAGLAGCVTGIWTIRTLRSQGYRMF; this is encoded by the coding sequence ATGAATACCCTACAGTTTGCTGTAGCTATTCCCTTACTTTTTGTTCTCTTTTTTGGCATTAGCTTCATCATTAATATGCTGCTCAAAACCACATGGGTTCCCGGTCTGGTCTTTTTGACCTGCGTTGTCCTTGCCCTGAAGGGTAAAGAAAATATCCTCAGCCTTGTCAATGCATCCTTCTTTATAGCAGGCCTAGCAGGGTGTGTCACTGGCATATGGACGATCCGCACCTTGCGCTCGCAAGGATACAGAATGTTTTAA
- a CDS encoding IS256 family transposase: MIPIDLDIDRMEKRIEERIQHYEQKGLSLQESIPHVVEEIEEDSEWAPGPMGRAYTFIANYQFKKQILGGREKHQRGPDFPKVDRNGYKKRKKRTSKGIVVYYDPQPRKGHFRSAVTKPYKKYTKSCIDILSSLRKAGMSIKKISELSNDILRSKISRSTVSRLLMGHLKEENRGFNEEPIRNPHEIRTVKVDAYYKPVRGFGKVAVYVIKASRKNTSGIKTDEVLSSLVNPPETAETWYEALQNVYDRGLRMGPDTLFIADGHKGIRKALSQVYPEAGFQGCQFHKMVNLYQAFRKDRPRKKGVKWEPIRSRIYQDIFHVLDKKEALHGLIRFSDDYQSKLPKLVEGLWASFDDVTTYLDYDLADAVQNRTTGSLERNHREARRYTNGVSCYPTLDSFQRVIDSVYKNFNLEQAKKLSGMDNHSVSAWGLGEFAIPAMYPLSSH, translated from the coding sequence ATGATTCCAATTGACTTGGATATAGACAGAATGGAAAAAAGGATAGAAGAACGTATACAACATTACGAACAGAAAGGATTATCGCTTCAGGAATCCATCCCCCATGTAGTGGAAGAGATCGAGGAAGATTCTGAATGGGCTCCTGGTCCCATGGGGAGGGCTTATACTTTTATAGCCAATTATCAGTTTAAAAAACAAATTTTAGGTGGCCGGGAGAAACACCAAAGGGGTCCCGATTTCCCAAAAGTAGACCGAAATGGTTATAAAAAACGTAAAAAACGCACCAGCAAAGGAATTGTGGTTTACTATGACCCCCAGCCAAGGAAAGGGCATTTCCGATCTGCGGTTACTAAACCCTACAAAAAATATACGAAGTCGTGTATAGATATTCTTTCCTCCTTACGTAAGGCCGGTATGTCCATAAAAAAAATATCCGAATTGTCGAATGATATTCTGCGATCAAAAATCTCACGCTCCACTGTGTCAAGATTACTTATGGGACATCTAAAGGAAGAGAATAGAGGATTCAATGAGGAACCCATAAGAAACCCGCATGAAATTAGGACCGTAAAGGTGGATGCTTACTACAAACCCGTTCGTGGATTCGGGAAAGTAGCTGTCTATGTCATAAAAGCGAGTAGGAAAAATACATCAGGGATAAAAACAGATGAGGTTTTATCAAGTTTGGTAAATCCCCCCGAAACAGCTGAAACTTGGTATGAAGCCCTCCAAAATGTTTACGACCGTGGTTTACGGATGGGTCCTGATACCCTTTTCATTGCTGATGGTCATAAGGGAATCAGAAAGGCGCTAAGCCAAGTATATCCCGAAGCAGGTTTTCAAGGGTGTCAATTCCACAAAATGGTGAATCTTTACCAGGCCTTCAGAAAGGATAGACCGAGAAAAAAAGGAGTGAAGTGGGAACCCATCCGAAGCCGGATTTATCAAGACATTTTTCATGTTCTTGACAAAAAAGAAGCCCTTCATGGCTTGATACGCTTTAGTGATGACTATCAATCCAAGTTGCCCAAGCTCGTTGAAGGTCTATGGGCTTCCTTTGATGATGTGACAACGTATCTCGATTACGACCTAGCGGATGCTGTTCAAAATCGTACAACGGGTTCCTTAGAGAGAAATCACAGAGAGGCCAGACGTTATACGAATGGAGTGAGCTGTTATCCTACCCTTGATTCATTCCAAAGGGTGATTGATTCCGTGTATAAAAATTTCAACTTAGAGCAGGCAAAGAAACTTAGTGGGATGGATAATCACTCTGTGTCCGCATGGGGACTGGGAGAATTCGCTATCCCTGCCATGTATCCCCTATCTTCACACTAA
- a CDS encoding NAD(P)/FAD-dependent oxidoreductase, with product MHLPHIVVLGAGYGGLMVVRELMGLLEENEAKVTLVDQNPYHTLTTNLHEAAAGTADPELTCVPLKEFLTHPTDRLCWQQGRVVKIDTQGKKVFLADLEEPISYDYLVIGMGSVSETFGIPGLQENAFFIRDLEGSCLLRDHMEERFSGYKDDPRPARVTMVVGGAGFTGMEYLGELVDRIPELCCIYGVPQAAVRIINVEAAPGALPGFDEALVDHAVRYLSKKGITFRFRTAIASCSPTGVTFRDGGEVTADTVVWTGGVRGLSLLSDAGLEVERSRVPVDDCLQTKDHKDLFVIGDCSLVGVPSKEAVFYPPTAQLAMQQGSNVGYNLVALLRGQAMVPFCYEHKGTIASLGRYEAIGMICKVKLRGKLATLLKRIAHYRWLYLAGGTRVAWRYGLQADMRGRKLVGEPGPTQVAKGQNGVEGDK from the coding sequence ATGCATTTGCCCCATATTGTGGTCCTGGGGGCGGGTTATGGTGGTCTGATGGTTGTTAGGGAACTGATGGGACTTCTGGAGGAAAATGAAGCAAAAGTCACCCTAGTGGATCAGAACCCCTATCACACGCTGACAACGAATTTGCATGAGGCGGCGGCGGGTACGGCCGATCCTGAGCTAACGTGTGTTCCACTGAAGGAGTTTTTGACCCATCCCACAGATCGCCTGTGTTGGCAACAAGGTCGTGTTGTGAAAATCGATACCCAGGGAAAGAAGGTATTTCTTGCCGATTTGGAGGAGCCAATATCCTATGATTATCTTGTTATAGGTATGGGTAGCGTTTCGGAAACCTTCGGTATCCCCGGTTTGCAAGAGAACGCCTTTTTCATTCGCGATTTAGAGGGATCCTGCCTGTTGCGTGATCATATGGAGGAGCGTTTTTCTGGTTATAAAGATGACCCAAGGCCAGCACGAGTGACGATGGTTGTCGGGGGTGCTGGTTTCACGGGGATGGAGTATTTGGGGGAGCTGGTGGATCGTATTCCCGAGCTCTGTTGTATATATGGTGTGCCACAGGCAGCGGTTCGGATTATCAATGTAGAAGCTGCCCCTGGGGCCTTACCAGGTTTTGATGAAGCGTTGGTGGATCATGCGGTGCGTTACCTAAGTAAGAAGGGGATTACCTTTCGTTTCCGGACGGCGATTGCTTCCTGTTCACCCACAGGGGTCACTTTTCGTGACGGAGGGGAGGTGACAGCGGATACGGTAGTTTGGACAGGGGGTGTTCGGGGTCTTTCCTTGCTTTCCGATGCGGGTTTGGAGGTGGAGCGGAGCAGGGTTCCTGTGGATGATTGTTTGCAGACAAAGGACCATAAGGATTTGTTTGTAATTGGTGATTGTTCTCTAGTAGGTGTGCCGAGTAAGGAGGCAGTCTTCTATCCTCCGACGGCGCAGTTGGCCATGCAGCAGGGGAGCAATGTAGGCTATAATCTGGTGGCTCTGTTGCGTGGGCAGGCGATGGTACCCTTCTGTTATGAACATAAAGGTACCATTGCTTCCCTCGGTCGTTATGAGGCTATTGGTATGATTTGCAAGGTTAAGTTGCGTGGTAAACTTGCTACCTTGTTAAAACGTATAGCTCATTACCGATGGTTGTACTTGGCAGGTGGGACGCGTGTTGCTTGGAGGTATGGCTTGCAAGCGGACATGCGGGGCCGAAAACTGGTGGGAGAACCGGGGCCCACGCAAGTTGCCAAGGGGCAAAATGGAGTAGAGGGGGATAAGTAG
- a CDS encoding HesB/IscA family protein has translation MVTLTDRAVVQVKEMLAEDSDSDRQCLRLGLQHGGCSGWSYSLGFDQKQSGDTEMVQQGIRIVVDKAAEPLLKGTVIDYEEAALGGGFRIQNPNANVTCGCGSSFRTPDHPGGPQEC, from the coding sequence GTGGTTACGCTTACGGATAGGGCCGTCGTGCAGGTTAAGGAGATGTTGGCTGAGGATTCTGACTCCGATCGCCAATGTTTGCGTTTGGGATTGCAGCACGGTGGTTGCAGTGGCTGGTCTTACTCGTTGGGGTTTGATCAGAAACAATCTGGGGATACAGAGATGGTACAGCAGGGAATACGCATCGTTGTGGATAAGGCTGCTGAGCCATTGCTGAAGGGTACGGTGATCGATTACGAGGAGGCTGCCTTAGGTGGTGGTTTCCGTATCCAAAATCCCAATGCCAATGTGACGTGTGGGTGTGGATCCTCTTTTCGAACGCCGGATCATCCCGGTGGTCCACAGGAATGCTGA
- a CDS encoding cytochrome c biogenesis CcdA family protein codes for MDTMGLSADAVENIVESIPFLGSFLAGIFFFFSSCFLPLYPTYIAYLTGISATSLQEGGRTWATSRTLIVHSLCFVAGVSLVFYALGFGISATGSWFSTFWYDQKGTMRVIGGLVLILMGLIMAGVLQPTWLFRMQRHVTITTNKSVGYISSFLIGLGLVSGLSPCLIVAVSPVLAFITQQPDQAFGCMTLLSLGFGAPFILFAFFLSWMKFLVRCTRILQIIGGTTMIFFGVLLIIGKLNILK; via the coding sequence ATGGACACTATGGGATTATCTGCGGATGCAGTAGAAAACATTGTGGAATCAATACCCTTTTTGGGGTCGTTCTTAGCAGGTATATTCTTTTTTTTCTCCAGTTGTTTTCTCCCTCTATATCCCACCTATATAGCCTATCTAACGGGTATATCCGCAACCTCTCTACAAGAGGGGGGTAGGACCTGGGCCACCTCACGAACCCTAATTGTACACAGTCTTTGCTTCGTGGCAGGTGTTTCCCTAGTCTTTTATGCCCTTGGATTTGGAATAAGTGCCACCGGTTCTTGGTTTAGCACCTTTTGGTACGACCAAAAGGGCACAATGCGCGTTATAGGTGGTCTCGTTTTGATCCTCATGGGACTCATCATGGCAGGGGTACTCCAACCCACGTGGTTGTTTCGCATGCAACGCCACGTTACTATCACCACCAACAAATCCGTGGGGTATATAAGTTCCTTCCTTATCGGGCTAGGGCTTGTTTCTGGTTTGTCGCCTTGTCTCATAGTCGCGGTAAGTCCCGTTCTCGCCTTCATCACCCAACAACCCGATCAAGCATTCGGCTGCATGACCTTGTTGTCCCTCGGTTTTGGTGCCCCTTTCATACTGTTCGCTTTTTTTCTCAGTTGGATGAAGTTTCTCGTTCGGTGTACACGTATATTGCAGATTATAGGTGGTACCACTATGATATTCTTTGGGGTTCTTCTGATAATCGGTAAATTAAACATTTTGAAGTAG
- the mqnE gene encoding aminofutalosine synthase MqnE → METSYATENLETIRERILSGNRLSLQDGLDLYACPDLMAIAQLADHVNQKRNNRHVYFIQNLYINPTNVCEASCSFCAFRRDADAEGAYTMNEEELLHYTDSHYHEGIKEFHIVGGHNTEVSFDYYVHTLTTLKKHYPKVTLKAYTAAEIVFFCKQTGWPTEKILETLMAAGLETLPGGGAEILTERYRSITSPDKASTEEWLDVHRTAHRMGMYTHATMLYGGIESYEERILHMLRIRNLQDDTGGFLVFIPLAMQPRLKTASIRKRTSAMDDLKTIAISRLMLDNIPHIKAYFINIGTQLAQLATHCGADDLHGTLMEERISQAAGSIAEKALTTQDLIWLIRGAQRIPVERDTFYRTMTVHT, encoded by the coding sequence ATGGAAACCAGTTATGCCACAGAAAACCTGGAAACGATCCGTGAACGCATTCTATCCGGTAATAGACTCAGTTTACAAGATGGTCTTGATCTATATGCCTGTCCAGATCTCATGGCCATTGCCCAGCTAGCTGATCATGTCAACCAAAAACGCAACAATCGTCACGTTTATTTTATTCAAAATCTTTACATCAATCCTACTAATGTCTGTGAAGCCAGCTGCTCCTTCTGTGCCTTCCGCCGCGATGCTGATGCTGAGGGTGCCTACACAATGAACGAGGAAGAGCTGCTCCATTACACAGACTCGCATTATCATGAAGGCATAAAAGAATTTCATATAGTAGGCGGGCACAATACAGAGGTTTCATTTGACTACTATGTCCATACACTGACCACCCTGAAAAAACATTACCCGAAGGTTACCCTGAAGGCATACACAGCGGCAGAAATTGTCTTCTTTTGCAAACAAACGGGATGGCCTACGGAAAAAATCCTAGAAACCCTCATGGCCGCCGGCCTTGAAACCCTACCCGGCGGCGGGGCAGAAATCCTAACAGAACGATATCGGTCTATCACTAGTCCGGACAAGGCAAGTACGGAAGAATGGTTGGATGTCCACCGAACCGCCCACCGTATGGGTATGTATACCCACGCTACCATGCTCTATGGCGGGATTGAAAGCTATGAGGAACGAATTCTGCATATGTTGCGCATACGCAATCTACAGGATGACACCGGGGGCTTTCTGGTTTTCATACCCCTTGCCATGCAACCCCGCCTCAAAACTGCCTCCATTCGCAAACGGACATCAGCTATGGATGATCTCAAAACGATCGCAATCAGCCGCCTAATGCTGGACAACATCCCACATATCAAAGCCTACTTCATCAACATTGGCACACAATTGGCACAACTGGCAACCCATTGTGGTGCTGATGACCTACACGGAACACTGATGGAGGAACGCATCAGTCAAGCCGCTGGATCCATCGCCGAAAAAGCCCTTACCACCCAGGATCTTATATGGTTGATCCGCGGGGCCCAACGTATTCCTGTAGAACGGGACACCTTTTATCGGACCATGACGGTCCACACATAA
- a CDS encoding divergent PAP2 family protein, whose translation MMDELLGNIYLWSTLLATVMAQASKFLWNLIRKGHWEWNWLLDAGSMPSSHTAATVALATSIGLIQGFETPIFAIASVFAVIVMYDAAGVRRQSGIQSRVINEMVQHLVRIFEEIRNPSKTPFLEKLKLREIMGHQPIEILGGFCLGVVTALTLYWFLPMSPKA comes from the coding sequence ATGATGGACGAACTCCTCGGAAATATCTACCTGTGGTCCACCCTCCTTGCCACAGTAATGGCCCAGGCCTCGAAGTTCCTTTGGAATCTCATCCGAAAGGGACACTGGGAATGGAACTGGTTACTAGACGCCGGTAGTATGCCGAGCAGTCATACAGCAGCTACTGTTGCATTGGCCACATCTATCGGTCTGATACAAGGATTCGAAACACCAATTTTTGCTATAGCTTCCGTATTTGCTGTCATAGTAATGTATGATGCTGCAGGAGTCCGTCGCCAGTCAGGGATACAATCGCGTGTAATCAATGAGATGGTCCAACATCTCGTGCGTATATTTGAAGAAATCCGCAATCCATCGAAGACACCCTTCCTAGAAAAACTCAAACTGAGGGAGATTATGGGCCATCAACCCATCGAAATTCTCGGTGGTTTTTGTTTGGGTGTTGTTACCGCCCTCACACTCTATTGGTTTCTACCGATGTCCCCAAAGGCATAA
- the mqnE gene encoding aminofutalosine synthase MqnE, with the protein MSPTETLSNLTTIHEKVKQGKRLSAEEGLQLLTSHDLLSLGGMADQVRRRLHGDLAYFIVNTHLNYTNVCALGCKLCAFGVPRNDETAYTLPLEEIRTQIVKKVTPEITELHIVGGVNPALPLSYYESMIQIAREYRPDLHIQAFTAVEIDYLARIHQVEIGELLKRLQYAGLGSILGGGAEIFAPEIRRIIAGHKTDAKRWFFIHRTAHKLGIRSNASILYGHIEQPKHVVDHLLQIRSLQDETGGFDAFFGFAFHPDHTRLAQEYPSIPEATSGVYDLKILATARLLLDNVPHIRAFWIMIGKKLAQISLHFGVDDLDGTVVEEQIVRAAGAKGQQMLPPASFLHMIREAGRTPVERDTMYRILRRYNRETTTDTEPTKG; encoded by the coding sequence ATGTCCCCAACCGAAACCCTGTCGAATCTCACAACGATCCACGAAAAAGTGAAACAAGGAAAGCGACTCTCCGCAGAGGAAGGATTGCAATTGCTCACCTCCCATGACCTCCTTAGTCTAGGGGGGATGGCTGATCAAGTCCGACGGAGGCTTCATGGTGATTTGGCCTATTTCATTGTCAACACGCATCTCAACTACACCAACGTCTGCGCACTTGGCTGTAAGTTGTGTGCTTTTGGTGTTCCCAGAAATGATGAAACAGCCTACACACTCCCCCTAGAGGAAATCAGAACACAAATTGTCAAAAAGGTAACGCCCGAGATCACCGAATTACATATTGTGGGTGGAGTTAATCCCGCGTTGCCCCTCTCCTACTATGAATCCATGATCCAAATAGCCAGGGAATATCGGCCAGATTTACACATACAAGCTTTTACTGCAGTAGAAATCGATTACCTGGCACGTATCCACCAAGTAGAGATAGGGGAACTCCTAAAACGACTACAGTATGCTGGTTTGGGGTCCATTCTTGGGGGCGGCGCTGAAATATTTGCACCGGAAATTCGAAGAATCATAGCAGGCCATAAAACGGACGCAAAACGTTGGTTTTTTATCCATCGCACGGCCCATAAGTTGGGTATACGCTCTAACGCTTCCATTCTATATGGTCACATTGAGCAACCCAAACACGTGGTGGACCACTTGTTGCAAATTCGGTCCTTACAGGATGAAACGGGGGGCTTTGACGCTTTTTTTGGTTTCGCTTTCCACCCTGATCATACACGCCTAGCGCAGGAGTATCCCTCGATCCCAGAGGCCACCTCGGGTGTCTACGATCTCAAGATCCTGGCCACTGCCCGTCTGTTACTGGATAATGTTCCCCACATTCGGGCCTTTTGGATCATGATTGGGAAAAAATTGGCCCAGATTTCCCTTCATTTTGGCGTGGACGATCTTGATGGAACCGTGGTGGAAGAACAAATCGTACGCGCAGCGGGTGCAAAGGGACAGCAGATGCTCCCCCCCGCTTCCTTCCTACATATGATCCGCGAGGCGGGGCGGACCCCGGTAGAGAGGGACACCATGTATCGCATCCTACGTCGTTATAACAGAGAAACCACTACGGATACCGAACCAACAAAAGGCTAG
- a CDS encoding Spo0E family sporulation regulatory protein-aspartic acid phosphatase: MHGQTTFVGGSGVGMVERIADTRGVAVGLRRRLIEERMERLRGQMERTASYLGRGHPMVYELSCALDALHNEWGKLGGVCGRALPFVHWSSPLTRCACGVVCKHGVG; this comes from the coding sequence ATGCACGGACAGACTACCTTTGTAGGAGGTAGTGGTGTCGGCATGGTGGAAAGAATAGCTGACACAAGGGGGGTTGCTGTGGGTTTGCGTAGGCGGCTGATTGAGGAGCGGATGGAGCGCCTACGCGGTCAGATGGAGCGAACGGCTTCCTACCTTGGAAGGGGCCACCCCATGGTATACGAGTTGAGTTGTGCCCTTGATGCCTTGCACAATGAGTGGGGGAAATTAGGAGGCGTGTGCGGACGCGCGTTGCCATTTGTTCATTGGTCGTCCCCGCTTACGCGGTGTGCGTGTGGGGTTGTCTGTAAGCATGGTGTAGGATAG